Part of the Henckelia pumila isolate YLH828 chromosome 2, ASM3356847v2, whole genome shotgun sequence genome is shown below.
taattaatatttttagattCAAGATAACGTCATATATTTATGTTCATTGTGTATCAAGATGATATCAGTTAATTTAATAGAAAGAAAATATGGTTAgataatttttttactttttttttcattaattatataaatgAAAGAACCAAAAAGGAtgctatattattttttaaaaaaaaaaattgaagacaGTTAATTGTTACTAAAACAATATTGGACTTGAAGTAGCCAGTTAACATTTTCTTTAACCAGGTCCACACGGAAAAGGGGATCAAGGAGACAAGTCAAATTTTTAGTACTCAAGTATAACGCTTAATAAAACGTGTGAACTcaatgatttcaaattttaattttattaaattttgcaTACGTACATTTACACAAAAATCTTAAATAATGTTAGTACAATTATAACATCacttgaaataaaatatttaaatttcacaCAGTACAATTGTACAAGTAGCGAGCTAGCTTTTCGGAACAAGATATTGATAATTATATATGTACGTACTATTACTATTAGGCATAAGAAACAAAATTATTTGTAACCCCACAAGGGTACGTATATACGTGCATGTTCCAGTAATTGGTATAGTAAATAAGCATTTGACCAATTTGGTTTATATCATTTGTGTGGTTTGTAGGTCAATACATAAATTATGGGGTTTAACTAGCTAATGCGTAGTGGTCCGAGTTTCATCGtcatgaaaaaaaaagaataatttgaatattaatcGATGGAATCCTAAGCAGCTGCATACTTATATTGACTATGTATACagttataatttaaatatttaagcaTGGAAAATCATTAATTCATGCATTTTTTTATTGGAACCTAAGTGTTCTAGTCGTGATATTGATTTCAACCAATCCTAAGAATACAAACAACACCCCATGGTCCCATGCATCGTGAAAATCGAGTTTGAAAGCCAATACTTTTTCAAAGAAAATTGCATAAtctagctatatatatatatatatagccctTTTCCTTTACCTATATATAACATTCAATTTGTGTAGCATGCTATAgtcaaattaattaaagaagTACCCCCTCCAATAACAACTCTATTTCTTGGTTAGTTTCTACTTCTATCTACTATCAACAATGGAGTTTAGTAAATCAATAAAAACAACAGTGGCGGCTACACGCTCGccctcgtcgtcgtcgtcgtcgccgCCTCCTCAGTCTGTAATTGTGAGCCCATGCGCTGCTTGCAAGATTTTGCGCAGGCGATGCGTCGAGAAATGCATCTTGGCTCCGTATTTCCCTCCGAATGATCCACTCAAGTTCGCCACCGCGCACCGCGTGTTCGGCGCGAGTAACATTATCAAGTTACTGCAggtatatatataatgcatcaTATTCATGTGTTTATATATCTATAACTATCTAAGTCAGagttattaaattttgaattcttCAATCTGTACTTAAAGTTTGATTAATCTTCCTCcctttaatataattaatttctttcgctaattttctttccttttgtTTTCGTCAAAAGTTTGGACTTAATCCATACCAATATATAGAAATTAAAGAAGAGCATTTTAGTTTGGTTTCTCTTCCACATGTATTATTCTCTGgtcttaattatattatatttttattatcttatattatatttttattatatagtcaagaaaaaaaatagagCAGCGCTGATAATATTCCAAGGGTCTTTCGATTGTAATTCGtaatcatcttttttttttttttcaagtgaGCCATAGAGTTTTGATCACATGGACAACTACATGAGTAACAGCTGAAGTGACACCTTATACatttaatgagtaattatcacGTCAGTCGTTGCTCACAGCCTGATCGAAACTCGTGGGCCATATATATCTTGTGTATGGACTTTGACAAAAATCtccttataaaaataaaaaaaaaattcaacctaCCCCATcattaaataattgaaaattatCGCACAAAATATTGAATTCTTACAGGACCTTCCCGAGCAACAAAGAGCAGATGCAGTGAGTAGCATGGTGTATGAAGCCAATGCGAGACTGAGAGATCCAGTGTACGGATGCGCAGGCACAATCTGCCAACTCCAAAAGCAAATCAATCTACTCCAAGAACAACTAGCCAAATCACAAGCACACCTCGTCAACATGCAATGCCAATACACCAACCTCATGGCCTTCATTTGCATGGAGATGACACAACCCCACCCCGACGATCAGCAATCGTTCGACGGCCTTAATACCTACCAGACTAACACAAGCAGCTTCTTAGATGAAAACAACAGCAGCAGCAACAACAACAATGGTATTACTTTGTGGGAGCTCCTCTCCACATGATTCTAGATTTCGCGGCGTATCATGAAattctctctatatatatggGATATTATGTTGTTGTATAATGATAATAAAGATCAAAATCCAGGATTTGATGATTTGGAATATTGTAATGTTGTTGTACTAGTTAATgttagagagagagagaaaaaaaagtTTAATATAGTTAGGTAAATCTAATGATTCCTAATGATGATTATGCTAAAGCAAAGACATGTTATTGCCTCCATGTTATTTTATCATTTGAAAGACTAGGCATGTCATAATCCAAGTCCTGTCTCGCTTTATTCGTTGAACTTGTAACAACTTTTTGGTTACCTACTAATTGATGTCTTCGATTTCaaccattatttttttatctttagCTTGCTCGAATCACTTAAGAATTCTGTAATTTCGTTATGTTTTTCCGTCGACTGAAAAGTTCATTTTCCTCACTTTTCCGATCCTAttccttttcattttttttttgtgaaacaCTTgccgtatatatatatatatatatatatatatatatatatatatctgtataatatatatatccacGTAAATAAAATCGATAATATTTTGGtaggaaaaattgcttttttgatccagtatgtttgtcattttgcgatttcagtcatttatgttttcagattttaattttagtccgctatttttattttttttttggcaattttagttttttttttctgacgTAACACCAATTTAGTGGTGATATGAAGTTgccgtgtacagtgccacgtaagcattttcgaataaaaaataccaaaattatcaaaaatcaaaacatgcagaactaaaactgaaatatgaaaatatagagaatcaaaatcgcaaaatgacaaacatacatgattaaatttacaatttttcCAATTTTGGTAGATAGTTTGTACGGTTGGAATTTTTTTCCCGACTAGTttatttgtttgattgtttcatTTAGAACATATTGAAAATTCGATATTGAAAATCAATTGTTTGATCAACAATCTTTCTTGCTCCCATTACTCCATTAGTCTTTATATTTGCTAAATATATATGTCGGAAATTTTGTGAGAATCTAAGAAgtcaattttataaaaaaatattttcaatgtGACATaactcattaaaaaaaattattttttaaaattattatattgaCTTGACACAACTCAttaaaaaagttatttttataaaagtattatattttattatagtaCATAATGTGACGTCCATttggttaattttttttaaaaaaatttcttgtttAGTAGAATATCTAACATTAGGATTATTTCCGGGCATACGAATATTTATCATTAAGCGCTTGTTCCAAAAAAATTAAGGCAATATTATAATTTCAAATCATGAATCGGAGAAATTGTTGTTACAAGGAAAA
Proteins encoded:
- the LOC140882165 gene encoding LOB domain-containing protein 1, with translation MEFSKSIKTTVAATRSPSSSSSSPPPQSVIVSPCAACKILRRRCVEKCILAPYFPPNDPLKFATAHRVFGASNIIKLLQDLPEQQRADAVSSMVYEANARLRDPVYGCAGTICQLQKQINLLQEQLAKSQAHLVNMQCQYTNLMAFICMEMTQPHPDDQQSFDGLNTYQTNTSSFLDENNSSSNNNNGITLWELLST